A window of Misgurnus anguillicaudatus chromosome 3, ASM2758022v2, whole genome shotgun sequence genomic DNA:
AAGGTTGAACTACGTGCTCATAAGGCGGAGTCTGTGAGCGGTCATGGGTTGGGCTTAATCAATGTTTAAAAGAGATTGACACAAAGAAgaatagatggatttgtataattacaggatgtttctgcacacacacactggcCACTCATTTTCTGATagtaacacatttaaaagtgcatttaataagattttaaaataaaaacacacagcCAGAAATACTAAAGCCAGGTATTCTGATGAAAGTTTTGGTAAGAATTTCTTGTTTTAGACTACATATTAATGCATTTAAGTCAACAAAACTGGTTTACATACTGAAAATAGTGTTAGACTTGCAAGTTCAAGAATATCAGTCAATCAGTCACAGTTGGTGGTCTGATCTCGTTGcaacaaatatgtttttcaAACAGGCAAAACGAGAATAAAATCAACGAAACCAACAATGCCACACAAAATTCACAAACTCACAAAACCCCAATAATAAGACACTGAGGAGCAAATGTAGTAAACAGGTAAAGTGTTTTGTGTTAGTGTATTGCAGAGCAGCTTTACGTGTGATTATGTCATTTACAACGATAAGAGCGTTAGGGTCCACGGAGGGTGACAGAGAACGGATGACTCGAGACGCTCACGCATGCGTCTCCAGCACTGCTGACGGCTCCAGGAAAAACAGCCCAGTGCGGTCACGGCGGTTCTGTAGTGACTTCTGCTCCGGAGATCGAGCGAATAATTCCTGCTGGGCCTGACACAACTTCTGAATGAGGAAACGCTTATCACGACCCTCCTACACACGGCACAGacaaattaaattataataCAGATAAATACATACACTGCACATTTTGGGATTTTATCCCAGTTGGTTCAAAGGTTTTCAGTTAAGTCAGACAGATGtcatcattatcatcatcagATAAGAAAGAAAAACTTACCATAGCCAACTGATCCCTGAGCTGCTCGATAACACGCTTATGAGCTCCAGCCAATGCTATCACATAAAACATCCCCAGActgcaacacacacaaacaagcgcgcacacacacacacacacatttagttTAGGTACAAGTTTTACACTCTAAAGTCAGAAATAAAtagcagtcagacagacagatgtttaCTGTTACCAGGTAATGACGAAGAGAGAAACCGCGCAGGCTTCTGATGCGAGCGCCAACAGGAAGGAGTGCAGGCCGTAAGGCAGATGAGAAATCACACGAGGAACAACCTCCCATGATGAGGTGTAGTTCACAAACGGACCGCACGCCCGTGACGGGTGGATACTTACgtaaaacacacagacagatttTTAATAATCACTTCAAGTTACAACAGCAGATGTGTTTGATATTAATTATATGCGATATATTCAGACTCACTGTGCGATACTGACGATTACAGGAACACACGCAAGAGCCAAACCAATTAATAACACCACCAGGAAGAAGAAGTTGGAACTAGAAGCTCGAAATGGCCGTGTGGCAGGACGACAGTTGTTCATCAGTGACACCTGCATCATTCATTACCATCATCATCACACTGGGAAATCATCAACATTGTGACAATAATCTCAATAAAACACTTTTCCTACTAAAAATGACTATAATGCACttcactttttacaccattTAAAACATCACCTCAACTCAAAACCGactgaaaatgagaaaaaaaagaatggTTATTTTGTTTCCTATATCCATCAATAAATACGCTGTTCTCAGAAACTTTGGATAAATGCGAGCGCTCACCTTCTTGAGGTAAAAAACCATGAAGTATTTAACCGTGTTGATGGCAGGAAGTAAAGGACAGTAAAACGTGCCGATCCAGCAGATGGTTTGACCGTAAACTATCTCCAGAACATTCTGAGGGATGGCGAATTCCTGCTGACCCCACCACTTGGCCAAGCCACAGTCACAATAGTTCACAATGATTCTGAAACGACAAGAAAGCCTCCAGATATATTCACCTgaacatgtttttaaacaactCATCATGTGAgtggaaagaaaaaaaagactGATATACTTTCGTGGAAATTCAACAAAGATGGTGACGGCAGCGATGATCAAGAAGTCAAAAATCACCAGCTTGTACATTTCCTGTCCCACATGAGTCTCCCAGCACTGCAGGACGACACAAAACAACATCAGAGATGcacagcagacagacagacagacagacagacagacagacacagagagagagagagagatagagctctgcatgtatgtatgtgtgtgtgtgtgtgtgtgtgtgtgtgtgtcttacaGGGTAACTGTTATGGTTGTAGCCACAGGGACAATCAGGACAATTTGACGTAATTTGAGTCCACAATGAGAACAGCAGGACACCGATGCTGGCCAGTCGCATGAACACACACCTGATCAAAACAcaagcacgcacgcacgcacacacacacacacacacacacacacacacacacacacacacacattagtgGCAGATATCATTACCTTCTGAGCTTAACAAACACTGGCTTGTAATAAATCAACATCAATTTGTAGCCAGCAGTCATTATTCAGTTTATTTGATATTAACTTGACCAATACAAAGTCTGGCTTTATTTTTGATCTTATGTATCAATAAAACGACTTTATTCACACTCAGCAAACATACTTAAAGCTGAAGCTCACAGAAACCTGTCCAAATTGCTGTATAATAATTTATACTTTGCGcggttgaatgctttattttgactGGTTAAGAAATGTGCACACCTGagctgtcaaatgtcttaaaataaccaccagagcaatgtttgtggtataaAAGGAACAATTGACGAAGGTCCTTTtaattactttaaaataatgcacacccgcagtGTAACTCAACGACCCGTCATCAACTAACCTTTACttaaagcagtgcttctcaaatagtggggcgggacccccagggggggctcgaagcgaaaccagggggggcgcgcaagcccccggggaaaatactttttcaggaagtgattttttttgcaccgtcacttaaagacattacaccccaatcacgctgataagccgcttgattttttattattatttattgattatatttaattaaatttttcagtatcaaatggtcaaaaatattatactttatataaggattgcttttttttatttcaggcaaattgatgcattttaagtcttttctgttacagactaaaaaacaatgttaataaagttactctttgttgtaagttgatcgatatttcttttttgttttctttttgtgttttctcaatgttaataaggatacaatgttttgcagatgtgtaattttatagacaaattatactatttacagtcgcggcggatagtttgggggggcgcgaaatgtttacttcttcttagggggggcgtgacagaaaataattgagaagcactgacttaaagggacacttcaccgtttgtatcgttagaaccccagtcatgtttttgaatgatcGTGCATCATTCTCTCAGTTTCTcctgagacgggagaaatactgatttcagtgttgcacttccttctttcaatgatgtaaaaatcgtcattttgcgtcattgaaagaaggaagtcctgtatctttgtcgagggtgaaagactacagacactcattcctcaagGTGGTGGCTATGGCTGGGACCCACTCACActacagacctattacagatcagtgggtgggacttacgaaaatatacaaacacagacgggaaaaaaacgatcagccgccatctttatgctaagctaagctaacagacgttgtggagcgagccagacttcatgttacaataacagcgGAAGGTAATCGATATGATATGGAGAagggtgatttcgcaagcgtgGTGCTttaatccgctgttcattgcacctttatgagccacaatacagcaaagagcaCTTTGCACGTGTTTATTACAAAGAAGTGTTTCGGCTTATGAGCACAAGCGCTGAGGCAGGGCGTCTGTGGAGTTATTGTGGGGTGGACGCATTTGTGTGGAGAATGCAGAGATAAAGGGACGTCTGactataaagtgagtgtttctattttctgtgttttactaacgtggcatttatgtacacaatagcatacagctgagccgtgttccgattaatgggattggcttgcagagctgtgcatagTGGTGCATTGTGGATGTTGTAGTTTTTCTTACAAATGTGCCCTAAAGTCACGTGTCTTTTCTTGGtgaaataggcacaaaattctaaatttatgttacatttcaactacaaatatgacccctttaaatatttGATCTTTTGGGGTTAAATGTGCTTCATTGGCATACAGATGTGTGTGCAAAAACACCTAAATTATCCAAATCTAGAGCTTGACTCTGGAGGACACAGATTTGTTTGTGTGAGCTTCACCCGCATGAGGAGTAACAACGAGAATCTGATGCCTCATCAATGTGAAGCGAATCTCAAAGGCAGGCGAGTAATCCTCAAAGCTGATGATGAGGCTGAAGATCAGCGGGGTTATGAAATTAGCCAGAGTAATGACAATGGAGGGCAAATACTCCACGATCAGCTCCAACATGAAGTTACTGTGAtcctaaacacacacagagtgaGATTATCAGGAAAAAGGATGAAATCAGTAAATCAACATCTAtggtagggctgtgcaaaaaatcaCCTGCCACTCTCATGCATATATCGTCAGCAAAGCCGGTTCGGTGACCAGTAccaaatcgccatcagctgctccCAGACGGAGCGGCACCCACCACACAGAGCCGCAGTTCACAGATAAGTTAATCAAAATCGGGTTCATAATCGAAGAAAACCGACTCCAATAATCTATGCGATTTACGGCTCTGTGTTGTAAATgtcgctccatctgaaagcagctgatggcgatttacttctaatcaccgaaccggctttactgtTTAAACACGCATGAGAATGGCAGGGGATTTATTCCACAGCCCTAATCTATGGTACTCATCACCTTTTTCTGCTGTCGCTGTGAGAATACAGTGGCGATGTAGATGCAGTAGAAGCAGGAGATCAAAACGGCCACGACGAACAGATTGAGAGCGGCTCTTAGCATGTAGATGCGACATCTCTCACCCCGCGTGCGGTTCGCCATCTTACGCTTGATGCGTTCCTCTTCTAGATCCGTCTGACAGACAGCATTTAACTTTATTATCCTTCTCATTCATGATGATTTTATCTTTACTTCAATGTCTGTCTGTACAATTCAGTAAATTCTCCTTCCATTCACCCTAATGCAGTACAGTATATATCCTGTGGGGTTTAGCCAATAGAAATTCACTTTCATATCTGGATATAGAGGAGCTTTCAGACCCAACTCCTGTGAAAAACACACCTTCAGCTCGTAAAGTAAACTGCTTTGTTTAAGGCGCGCTGCGTTCTCATTCGTGATGCAGAAGTCCCAGCCGGCAAAAACCTTATTGCAGAAACTCTGGAAACGGTCCTCGTCTTGTACGAGTTTGCGTTTAAAACCAGCCGCAGATCTAAACGTGGACAGacgaaaaaaaaactatttaccATCCCAACAAACGGCATCTCAGGTCAGAGACGGCTCACAAGCGAGCGGTGAAAACTGCACAAAACATCACCGGTGTTCACCTTCAACAAACACACCAGAGAGACTCAAACACGAATCTGTTTAGGTCAAAGGTCATCTGAAAAGACAGGGAGTCTTTAATGTCACACTAGCAGACTTTCAGTTTCTTTCCCTCAGCTGTCAGGATGCTGAACTCTACATTCAGACCTCATAACTAACAGATTAATATACGGTCACTGTCTGCTCCTCTAGTTATCATCACTTCATGCACTCGCTAGACTGCTTATACTGTGAACAATAAAAACAGAGCTGTATATGATCTATTAAACAGCTATCCTCACAGTCAATAAGATCTTTAGTCGCATTAGTTTATTGACAGTATGAGTTATTGGTCTGGTAAACAGGACCTTTAATGGTTGGTGAACTCACCTCTTAACTATCCAGATGAGACTCAACAGAAGATATGAGATGGTGGTGAGCAGGTACGCTAGTGGCAGGTTGTAGGTGAAGCCCGAATGAATGAACTCCAGATTATAGTAACCATAGAAGAGATAGGTCTGCTCCAGAAACCcctacacaacacacacacggacgcacacagagacacacacacacacgcagagaGAGTTTAGTGCTGGTGTGTACAGTTAGTGTATTAACTCTTTTGAGGTGTTAGCTTCGCTCTTACTGTTCCTGACAACAAATCTGTGATGTGCTGATGAAAAACCACCAAACCCTGACGAGAGGTCACTGGATAATAACTGCACTCGCTCACTGCAACACACAACACTGTCACAATAATatacatgtgtttgtgtgtacgtatgtgtgcgtgtgtgtttgtgtaccaTCAGCGCTGCTGTAGGTGATGTTAAATGATGTGTGTGATGTGATAATCACTGGCAGcatcacaaaaacaaacatcagCAGAAAGATGATGAAGTTCAGCAGGACCAGAAACCTCAGGAATGAAAAATACGAGAGAATTCCTGTCCCAAACATCCCTGAGACAAACATGTACACAATTAACGTACAACATCTGTGTGTTTGCAAACATGTATGTGGTTCAGAGAAAGATGCTAAAGGTCTGGTGATGTTAGCTTAACAATGACTATAAAACTGTACCACAATAACACAACAACTTGAAATAAAGCTTATCAACGCTGTGGCACATTCTCCAAATGATTGTGCAGAAAACCAACACAAACCTACAATGATCTTACAATGATTGACAATGTGTGCCGTCATGCATGTTGTGCGAAGTCAGCAAATCAGATTTGAGAAGATAAAAATGCATCAGAGGATGAGGACAAGACTTTTGAGATTCTGACCCTCGATGACGTGAATGTCTGCTCTCCAGAGCTGGAACGAGGAAAGGACATCCATCCCATCCTCCTTCAGACGCTTCAGAGATCGATGGACGTTCAGTCTCCACAAACCCCAGCCGGTAAGAGCGCCACCCTGCTGAAGACGCTGCTCCCTGAACACGAAACAATCACAACTTTAGAGTCTAACCCTTACACAAAACAGCTTTCATGAAAACATTGTTCACGATGTTCACCGTGTGAATCACAAGAGCAGTCGGTCGTTCTTACAGTGAAGCAGATGAAACTCACACACCAACTCACTTCTCCTGCCGTTTATCCTCCATGCTTTTGGGAAGCTCTCTCACAGGTCGGAGGTCCTCCCCACTGTGAACCACCTTCTGCTCCGCCCATTTTCCACTGATGAGAGATGGCTGTCTGCCACGCCCACTGCCCCTCCTCCTGGCACTGCCGCTGGCGCTGGACTTCCTCCGGTAGAGGAGAGACTGATAACTGGGCAACTGGTCCAGCAGGAGATGACTGGCGGGGGCACGGCGATCTGCGGAGACCACCGTAGTACCACCACACCTAAATAATGCCTCATATACCACAAACTATCTCAAAACAAAGTAACATTAGGAAATGAATGTTGTTAATCATAATAGTTTTGAATTTCTAAAAGCAGTTTTCAGGGGAAGAAGGTGTGAATTTCAGCACAgcggcacaaaacaaaaacgttAAAAGTCCCCATAAAGTCAGATATTAAACGTGCTTgtgacaccacagaaaaatgtgttattaacacACAACAAAATTTAAATGCTGGAAAAAAACAGCAAGTAAATAAAATCAGTTATAAAAATCTTGGAGAAACAGACAGAATTCTCTGTTCTTAAACGCTGGGGGCGTGTATGCTGTCAGCACTGAAACCATGTCCACCTGTGAAAAAGCTGACATCtcttttaactttaaaatacagctacaacctgaatggatgctcggGTTAGGGGCGGGGCAACGAAATCAGATCTCAATGGAGCACAATGAAGTGGCGG
This region includes:
- the LOC129443786 gene encoding transmembrane channel-like protein 7 isoform X2, giving the protein MDVLSSFQLWRADIHVIEGMFGTGILSYFSFLRFLVLLNFIIFLLMFVFVMLPVIITSHTSFNITYSSADVSECSYYPVTSRQGLVVFHQHITDLLSGTGFLEQTYLFYGYYNLEFIHSGFTYNLPLAYLLTTISYLLLSLIWIVKRSAAGFKRKLVQDEDRFQSFCNKVFAGWDFCITNENAARLKQSSLLYELKTDLEEERIKRKMANRTRGERCRIYMLRAALNLFVVAVLISCFYCIYIATVFSQRQQKKDHSNFMLELIVEYLPSIVITLANFITPLIFSLIISFEDYSPAFEIRFTLMRCVFMRLASIGVLLFSLWTQITSNCPDCPCGYNHNSYPCWETHVGQEMYKLVIFDFLIIAAVTIFVEFPRKIIVNYCDCGLAKWWGQQEFAIPQNVLEIVYGQTICWIGTFYCPLLPAINTVKYFMVFYLKKVSLMNNCRPATRPFRASSSNFFFLVVLLIGLALACVPVIVSIAHIHPSRACGPFVNYTSSWEVVPRVISHLPYGLHSFLLALASEACAVSLFVITCLGMFYVIALAGAHKRVIEQLRDQLAMEGRDKRFLIQKLCQAQQELFARSPEQKSLQNRRDRTGLFFLEPSAVLETHA
- the LOC129443786 gene encoding transmembrane channel-like protein 7 isoform X1, with the protein product MDATDADRRAPASHLLLDQLPSYQSLLYRRKSSASGSARRRGSGRGRQPSLISGKWAEQKVVHSGEDLRPVRELPKSMEDKRQEKEQRLQQGGALTGWGLWRLNVHRSLKRLKEDGMDVLSSFQLWRADIHVIEGMFGTGILSYFSFLRFLVLLNFIIFLLMFVFVMLPVIITSHTSFNITYSSADVSECSYYPVTSRQGLVVFHQHITDLLSGTGFLEQTYLFYGYYNLEFIHSGFTYNLPLAYLLTTISYLLLSLIWIVKRSAAGFKRKLVQDEDRFQSFCNKVFAGWDFCITNENAARLKQSSLLYELKTDLEEERIKRKMANRTRGERCRIYMLRAALNLFVVAVLISCFYCIYIATVFSQRQQKKDHSNFMLELIVEYLPSIVITLANFITPLIFSLIISFEDYSPAFEIRFTLMRCVFMRLASIGVLLFSLWTQITSNCPDCPCGYNHNSYPCWETHVGQEMYKLVIFDFLIIAAVTIFVEFPRKIIVNYCDCGLAKWWGQQEFAIPQNVLEIVYGQTICWIGTFYCPLLPAINTVKYFMVFYLKKVSLMNNCRPATRPFRASSSNFFFLVVLLIGLALACVPVIVSIAHIHPSRACGPFVNYTSSWEVVPRVISHLPYGLHSFLLALASEACAVSLFVITCLGMFYVIALAGAHKRVIEQLRDQLAMEGRDKRFLIQKLCQAQQELFARSPEQKSLQNRRDRTGLFFLEPSAVLETHA